In Chlamydia serpentis, the following are encoded in one genomic region:
- a CDS encoding FKBP-type peptidyl-prolyl cis-trans isomerase produces the protein MNRRWNLVLATLAVAFSIVSCDVRSNDKDKNEEPQVEHKESQEMELSDNQKLSRTFGHLLARQLRKSEDVFFDIAEVAKGLQAELICKSAPLTEVEYEEKMTEVQKLIFEKKSKENLSLAEKFLKENSKNEGVVEVQPNKLQYKIIKEGVGKVLSGKPAALLHYKGSFINGQVFSSSEGNNEPILLPLNQTIPGFALGMQGMKEGETRVLYIHPDLAYGTAGQLPPNSLLIFEISLVQASADEVAAVVQEGTQGE, from the coding sequence ATGAACAGACGGTGGAATTTAGTTTTGGCAACATTAGCTGTGGCATTCTCTATCGTTTCTTGTGATGTACGTTCCAATGACAAAGACAAGAATGAAGAACCTCAAGTGGAACATAAAGAGAGTCAGGAAATGGAATTGTCTGATAATCAGAAATTATCAAGAACATTTGGTCATTTATTAGCTAGGCAATTGCGTAAGTCAGAAGATGTTTTTTTTGATATTGCAGAAGTCGCAAAGGGATTACAGGCAGAATTAATTTGTAAGAGTGCTCCTTTAACAGAAGTAGAGTATGAAGAAAAAATGACAGAAGTGCAAAAGTTAATTTTTGAAAAAAAATCAAAAGAAAATCTTTCACTAGCGGAAAAATTTTTAAAAGAAAACAGTAAGAATGAGGGCGTTGTTGAGGTTCAACCCAATAAATTGCAATACAAAATTATTAAGGAAGGTGTAGGCAAAGTTCTTTCTGGAAAACCTGCAGCTTTACTTCACTATAAGGGTTCATTCATCAATGGCCAAGTATTTAGTAGTTCGGAAGGAAACAACGAGCCTATACTGCTTCCTTTAAATCAGACAATTCCTGGCTTTGCTTTAGGTATGCAAGGCATGAAAGAAGGAGAAACTCGAGTACTTTACATTCATCCTGATCTTGCTTATGGAACTGCAGGACAATTACCTCCAAATTCTTTGTTGATTTTTGAAATTAGTTTAGTTCAGGCTTCAGCAGATGAAGTTGCTGCTGTTGTGCAAGAAGGAACTCAAGGTGAATGA
- a CDS encoding DUF2709 domain-containing protein: MDISGAVKQKLLQFLGKQKKPELLATYLFYLEQVLSLRPVVFVRDKIIFKTPEDAVRILEQDKKVWRETEIRISSEKPQVNEHTKRIYICPFTGKVFADNVYANPQDAIYDWLSSCPQNVEKQGGVRIKRFLVSEDPNVIKEYAVPPKEPIIKTVFASAITGKLFHSLPSLLEDFVSGYLRPMTLEEVQNQTKFQLESSFLSLLQDALVEDKIAAFIETLADDTAFHVYISQWVDTDE; encoded by the coding sequence ATGGATATTTCTGGAGCAGTCAAGCAGAAACTTTTGCAGTTTTTGGGGAAACAAAAAAAACCGGAATTGTTGGCAACATATCTTTTTTATCTTGAACAGGTTTTAAGCCTTCGTCCTGTGGTTTTTGTTCGCGACAAGATAATTTTTAAAACTCCAGAAGACGCAGTGCGTATTCTTGAACAAGATAAAAAGGTTTGGCGCGAAACAGAAATTCGAATTTCCTCAGAGAAACCTCAAGTAAATGAGCATACCAAGCGTATTTATATTTGCCCATTTACTGGTAAAGTATTCGCTGACAACGTGTACGCTAACCCTCAAGACGCAATTTATGACTGGCTCTCTTCATGCCCTCAAAATGTGGAGAAGCAAGGTGGAGTGCGAATCAAGCGGTTTCTTGTTTCTGAAGATCCTAATGTGATAAAAGAGTACGCGGTCCCTCCAAAAGAACCTATTATAAAAACTGTCTTTGCTTCAGCCATTACAGGTAAATTGTTCCATAGCTTGCCCTCCCTTTTAGAGGACTTTGTCTCTGGCTATTTGCGACCTATGACTTTGGAAGAAGTACAGAATCAAACTAAATTTCAATTAGAAAGTTCTTTCCTTTCTCTGTTGCAGGATGCATTAGTGGAAGATAAAATTGCAGCATTTATAGAAACTTTAGCAGACGATACAGCTTTTCATGTGTATATTAGTCAATGGGTAGATACAGACGAATAA
- the trxA gene encoding thioredoxin, with product MQENTRDNNSRRKLMVKIISSENFDSFIASGLVLVDFFAEWCGPCRMLTPVLENLAMELPHITIGKINIDENSAPAEKYEVTSIPTLILFKDGKEVNRVVGLKDKEFLTKLINSHA from the coding sequence CTGCAGGAAAATACCAGGGACAATAATTCGAGAAGGAAACTTATGGTAAAAATCATATCAAGTGAAAATTTTGACTCTTTTATTGCATCGGGACTTGTTCTCGTTGATTTCTTTGCAGAATGGTGTGGTCCCTGTCGGATGCTCACCCCTGTATTAGAAAATCTTGCTATGGAACTTCCTCATATCACTATTGGGAAAATTAATATTGATGAGAACAGCGCCCCTGCAGAAAAGTATGAAGTAACCTCAATTCCTACTTTGATTCTTTTTAAGGATGGGAAAGAGGTAAATCGAGTAGTAGGTCTTAAAGATAAAGAATTTCTAACGAAACTTATTAATAGCCACGCTTAA
- a CDS encoding tRNA (cytidine(34)-2'-O)-methyltransferase: MRVVLYCPDIPQNTGNIGRTCVALGAELVLVRPLGFSLLDKFVKRAGMDYWGKVQLTVVDSLEEALKDIPEDYIFCLSTKGSALYTEAALPYLGTYVFGSESKGLPEETIKKYYKNCFRIPMHPRIRSLNLATSVGIILYEVVRQDSLKLQC, from the coding sequence ATGAGGGTAGTTCTTTACTGTCCCGATATTCCACAAAATACTGGGAATATCGGCAGAACTTGCGTAGCCCTAGGCGCTGAACTTGTTTTGGTTCGGCCCCTCGGTTTTTCTTTACTTGATAAATTCGTAAAGCGTGCAGGAATGGACTACTGGGGAAAAGTCCAATTAACAGTAGTCGATTCTCTAGAAGAAGCTCTAAAAGATATCCCCGAAGATTATATTTTTTGCCTTTCTACAAAGGGATCCGCGCTTTATACTGAGGCAGCATTGCCCTATTTGGGAACATATGTTTTCGGATCGGAATCTAAAGGATTGCCCGAAGAGACTATAAAAAAATATTATAAGAACTGCTTTCGTATCCCTATGCACCCTAGGATTCGTTCTTTAAATTTGGCCACTAGCGTAGGGATTATTTTATACGAAGTAGTAAGACAAGACTCATTGAAATTACAATGTTAG
- a CDS encoding MFS transporter — MNVWTKFFQPPKHIKEIEDPEVVKKKYKYWRIRIFYSMFIGYIFYYFTRKSFTFAMPTLIADLGFDKAQLGIIGSTLYFSYGISKFVSGVMSDQSNPRYFMAIGLMITGLTNILFGMSSSIVLFALWWGLNGWFQGWGWPPCARLLTHWYAKSERGTWWSVWSTSHNIGGALIPILTGFIIDYSGWRGAMYVPGILCIGMGLVLINRLRDTPQSLGLPSIEKYRHNAHYEQEIQASTETSQEEERELSTREILFTYVLTNQWLWFLAAASFFIYIVRMAVNDWSALFLIETKHYAAVKANFCVSLFEIGGLFGMLVAGWLSDKISKGNRGPMNVIFSLGLLFAILGMWFGRSYNQWWLDGTLLFVIGFFLYGPQMMIGLAAAELSHKKAAGTASGFTGWFAYFGATFAGYPLGKVTDVWGWKGFFIALLVCASIALVLFLPTWNATEKNIRSKA, encoded by the coding sequence ATGAACGTTTGGACTAAATTTTTCCAGCCTCCAAAGCATATTAAAGAAATCGAAGACCCAGAAGTGGTCAAAAAAAAATACAAGTACTGGCGTATTCGCATTTTCTATAGCATGTTTATCGGCTATATTTTTTATTACTTCACAAGAAAAAGTTTTACATTTGCGATGCCCACATTGATTGCTGACCTGGGATTCGATAAAGCGCAGTTAGGCATTATAGGCAGTACTTTATATTTTTCCTACGGTATTAGCAAATTTGTTAGTGGAGTCATGTCAGATCAATCAAATCCCAGGTATTTTATGGCCATAGGATTAATGATTACAGGTCTGACTAACATCTTATTTGGCATGTCGTCATCCATTGTATTATTCGCTCTTTGGTGGGGACTTAATGGATGGTTTCAAGGATGGGGTTGGCCTCCATGTGCTCGTTTATTAACACATTGGTATGCAAAATCAGAACGCGGCACTTGGTGGAGCGTTTGGAGCACCTCTCACAATATTGGAGGTGCATTGATTCCCATTTTAACAGGATTTATTATTGATTATAGTGGATGGCGAGGAGCAATGTATGTCCCAGGAATTCTTTGTATCGGAATGGGACTCGTTTTAATTAATCGCTTAAGAGACACACCCCAATCATTAGGCCTTCCTTCTATAGAAAAATACAGGCACAATGCTCATTATGAACAGGAAATTCAGGCTTCAACCGAAACCAGTCAAGAAGAGGAGCGCGAGCTATCAACTCGCGAAATTCTGTTTACCTATGTACTTACCAATCAATGGCTTTGGTTTTTAGCTGCAGCTTCATTTTTTATTTATATAGTACGTATGGCAGTGAATGATTGGAGTGCATTATTTCTCATTGAAACCAAACACTATGCTGCTGTGAAAGCCAATTTCTGTGTATCTCTATTTGAAATTGGCGGATTGTTTGGGATGCTAGTTGCTGGTTGGTTGTCTGATAAAATTTCTAAGGGCAATCGTGGCCCTATGAACGTTATTTTCTCTTTAGGATTACTTTTTGCCATTTTAGGTATGTGGTTTGGACGTAGTTATAATCAATGGTGGCTTGACGGGACTTTATTGTTTGTCATTGGCTTTTTCTTATATGGGCCTCAAATGATGATTGGATTAGCAGCAGCCGAACTGTCTCATAAAAAAGCTGCAGGTACTGCTAGCGGTTTTACTGGATGGTTTGCTTATTTCGGAGCTACTTTTGCAGGATATCCTTTAGGAAAAGTTACTGATGTTTGGGGGTGGAAAGGCTTTTTCATTGCTCTTTTAGTCTGTGCCTCTATAGCTTTAGTACTTTTCTTACCAACTTGGAACGCTACGGAGAAAAACATTCGTAGTAAAGCTTAG
- the tsaE gene encoding tRNA (adenosine(37)-N6)-threonylcarbamoyltransferase complex ATPase subunit type 1 TsaE, with protein sequence MGRYRRISHSSQDTVLLGALLGEVLSPGVVLLLFGDYGAGKTEFVRGVVSGYLGDAVAEEVASPSFSMLHVYGNQSRRFFHYDLYRIDKENQGYIFQDTEENDVLCIEWADRIPVPQFREVINIYITVLPSFEREITIKGPQLLFSAISSYANILE encoded by the coding sequence ATGGGTAGATACAGACGAATAAGCCATTCTTCTCAAGATACTGTGTTATTAGGAGCTCTATTAGGAGAGGTTCTTTCCCCAGGAGTTGTTTTGCTTCTATTTGGTGATTATGGAGCAGGTAAGACAGAGTTTGTGCGTGGTGTGGTCTCTGGGTATCTTGGAGATGCTGTTGCAGAAGAAGTCGCTAGTCCTTCGTTCTCTATGCTACATGTTTATGGTAACCAGTCGCGAAGGTTCTTTCACTACGATCTTTATCGGATTGATAAGGAAAATCAGGGCTATATTTTCCAAGACACAGAAGAAAACGATGTCTTGTGTATTGAGTGGGCTGATCGGATTCCTGTACCGCAATTTCGTGAAGTAATAAACATCTACATCACAGTGTTGCCAAGCTTTGAAAGAGAAATTACTATAAAGGGGCCTCAACTATTATTCTCAGCAATATCGTCATATGCCAACATCCTAGAATGA
- the aspS gene encoding aspartate--tRNA ligase, translating into MKYRTHHCNELTTSHLGSNVQLSGWVHRYRNHGGVVFIDLRDRFGITQIVCREDEQPGLHQHLDVVRAEWVLSICGKVCARLPGMENPNLATGNIEVEVESFEVLSKSQNLPFSISDDHINVNEELRLEYRYLDMRRGDILKKLICRHEVMLACRNYMDAEGFIEVVTPILGKSTPEGARDYLVPSRIYPGKFYALPQSPQLFKQLLMVGGLDRYFQIATCFRDEDLRADRQPEFSQIDIEMSFGNSEDLFPIIEKLVSTLFATQGINISLPLARMTYQEAKDAYGTDKPDLRFDLKLRDCRQYAEQSSFSIFLDQLAQGGIVKGFCVPGGANMSRKQLDGYTEFIKRYGAMGLVWIKKQEGQVASNIAKFMAEEVFNEMFAYFEAQDQDILLLIAAPESVANQSLDHLRRLIAKERKLYSDDQFSFVWITDFPLFSLDNGNFVAEHHPFTAPLEEDILLLETDPLAVRSSSYDLVLNGYEIASGSQRIHSPELQSKIFTILKMDPKSIQEKFGFFIEALSFGTPPHLGIALGLDRLIMVLTAAESIREVIAFPKTQRAADLMMDAPSEIMSSQLKELSIKVAF; encoded by the coding sequence ATGAAATACAGAACGCATCATTGTAATGAATTGACAACGAGTCATCTAGGCTCGAATGTTCAGTTGTCAGGGTGGGTGCATCGTTATCGTAATCATGGAGGTGTTGTCTTTATAGATTTACGAGATCGTTTTGGAATTACGCAGATTGTGTGTCGCGAAGATGAACAGCCAGGATTACACCAACATTTAGACGTAGTGCGTGCTGAATGGGTTCTTTCTATATGTGGAAAAGTATGTGCCCGTCTTCCGGGTATGGAAAATCCTAATTTAGCCACAGGAAACATCGAGGTTGAAGTTGAAAGCTTTGAGGTATTGTCTAAATCTCAAAATTTGCCTTTCTCTATTTCGGATGATCACATTAATGTTAATGAAGAATTGCGTTTAGAGTATCGCTATCTAGATATGCGTCGTGGAGATATTCTTAAGAAATTGATTTGTCGTCATGAGGTGATGCTTGCCTGTCGTAATTATATGGATGCAGAAGGATTCATCGAAGTTGTGACTCCTATATTGGGCAAGTCGACCCCTGAAGGGGCTAGAGATTATCTTGTGCCATCTAGAATTTACCCTGGAAAATTTTACGCTCTACCCCAGTCTCCACAGCTTTTCAAGCAACTTCTAATGGTTGGGGGGTTAGATCGTTATTTCCAAATAGCGACTTGTTTTAGAGATGAAGATTTGCGAGCAGACCGTCAGCCTGAGTTTTCCCAAATAGATATTGAAATGAGCTTTGGGAATTCTGAGGACCTATTCCCTATTATAGAAAAATTAGTCTCTACATTGTTTGCTACACAGGGCATAAATATCTCATTGCCTTTAGCTAGAATGACTTATCAAGAAGCTAAAGATGCCTATGGCACAGATAAACCAGACCTAAGATTTGATCTTAAACTGAGAGATTGTCGACAATATGCAGAGCAATCGTCGTTTTCTATTTTCCTAGATCAGTTGGCTCAAGGAGGCATTGTGAAAGGTTTTTGTGTTCCTGGTGGGGCAAATATGTCTCGTAAACAACTTGATGGTTATACTGAATTCATAAAACGTTATGGTGCTATGGGCCTGGTCTGGATTAAAAAACAGGAAGGACAAGTAGCTTCAAATATTGCTAAATTTATGGCAGAAGAAGTTTTTAATGAAATGTTTGCTTATTTCGAAGCTCAAGACCAGGATATTTTGCTCTTGATAGCAGCTCCTGAATCAGTTGCTAACCAATCTTTAGATCATTTACGTAGGTTGATTGCCAAAGAACGCAAATTGTATAGTGATGATCAATTTAGTTTTGTTTGGATCACAGATTTCCCTCTTTTTTCTTTAGATAATGGCAATTTTGTGGCGGAACATCATCCGTTTACAGCTCCTCTGGAAGAGGATATTCTTTTGCTAGAGACCGATCCTTTAGCAGTACGATCCTCAAGTTATGATTTAGTCCTCAATGGATATGAAATTGCATCAGGATCGCAAAGGATTCATAGTCCAGAATTGCAAAGTAAAATCTTTACAATTTTAAAAATGGATCCTAAAAGCATTCAGGAAAAATTTGGATTTTTCATAGAGGCTTTAAGTTTTGGAACTCCTCCGCATTTAGGAATTGCCCTAGGATTAGATCGTCTGATTATGGTCTTAACCGCTGCAGAGAGTATCCGTGAAGTAATTGCGTTCCCTAAAACACAAAGGGCGGCAGATCTTATGATGGATGCTCCTTCAGAAATTATGTCTTCGCAATTAAAAGAACTAAGTATTAAGGTAGCTTTTTGA
- the hisS gene encoding histidine--tRNA ligase produces the protein MTGTLPKGVFDIFPYLSDAKQLWRHTSFWHSVEKVIHQVCMLYGFSEIRTPVFEKSEVFLHVGEESDVVKKEVYSFLDRKGRSMTLRPEGTAAVVRSFLEHGSSHRSDNKFYYVLPMFRYERQQAGRYRQHHQFGVEAIGVRHPLRDAEILALFWDFYNRVGLQYMQIQLNFLGGSETRFRYDKVLRAYLKESINELSALSQERFLTNVLRILDSKEPEDQEIIRKAPPILDYVSDEDLRYFNEILDALRILEIPYVINPRLVRGLDYYSDLVFEANTTFEGHAYALGGGGRYDGLISAFGGHALPACGFGIGLERVIQTLLAQKRIEARFPHKLRLIPMQPDADQFCLEWSHHLRQLGIPTEIDWSHKKIKVALKIASAEQVSFVCLVGEQELISQQLVVKNMFLRQEFSGSKEEIEQRLLYEIQNASL, from the coding sequence GTGACTGGAACTCTCCCTAAAGGGGTTTTTGATATATTTCCTTATCTTTCGGATGCCAAGCAATTATGGCGACATACCTCGTTTTGGCATAGTGTTGAGAAAGTTATTCATCAAGTATGTATGCTTTATGGATTTTCTGAAATTCGTACTCCTGTTTTCGAAAAATCAGAAGTATTTTTACATGTTGGAGAAGAGAGCGACGTTGTTAAGAAAGAAGTGTATTCTTTTTTAGATAGAAAAGGTCGTTCTATGACCCTGCGACCTGAAGGAACAGCTGCTGTTGTTCGTTCTTTTCTGGAGCACGGATCTTCTCATCGTAGTGATAATAAGTTTTATTATGTTCTTCCTATGTTTCGCTACGAACGTCAGCAAGCAGGTAGGTATCGTCAACACCATCAATTTGGTGTTGAAGCTATTGGTGTCCGTCATCCCCTAAGAGATGCCGAGATCCTCGCTTTGTTCTGGGATTTCTACAATCGTGTCGGTCTCCAATATATGCAAATCCAGCTCAATTTTTTAGGTGGTAGCGAAACAAGATTTCGATACGACAAGGTTCTACGCGCGTATTTAAAAGAGTCTATCAATGAGTTGTCAGCATTAAGCCAGGAAAGATTTTTAACCAATGTTTTGCGTATTTTAGATTCAAAGGAACCTGAGGATCAGGAAATTATTCGTAAGGCGCCTCCAATTTTAGACTATGTTTCTGACGAGGACCTAAGGTATTTTAATGAAATTTTAGATGCCCTGAGAATTTTAGAAATACCCTATGTTATTAATCCTCGTTTAGTGCGCGGCCTAGACTATTATTCTGACTTAGTTTTTGAAGCAAATACTACTTTTGAAGGCCATGCTTATGCTTTAGGAGGTGGAGGCCGTTATGATGGTTTGATATCAGCTTTTGGAGGTCATGCTCTTCCTGCATGTGGATTTGGTATTGGTCTAGAAAGAGTGATCCAAACATTATTAGCTCAAAAGCGTATTGAGGCACGATTTCCTCATAAATTACGCTTAATTCCCATGCAGCCAGATGCTGATCAATTCTGTTTGGAATGGTCTCATCATTTACGACAGCTAGGAATTCCTACAGAAATAGACTGGTCTCATAAAAAAATAAAAGTAGCTTTAAAAATAGCAAGTGCCGAACAAGTTTCTTTTGTTTGCTTAGTTGGTGAACAGGAATTAATTTCTCAGCAATTAGTTGTTAAAAATATGTTTTTGCGTCAAGAATTCTCTGGGTCAAAAGAAGAGATAGAGCAAAGGTTGTTATATGAAATACAGAACGCATCATTGTAA
- a CDS encoding putative quorum-sensing-regulated virulence factor, with protein MTLLKDTVFTCLDCEMTGLDVKKDRIIEIAAVRFTFDSIISSIEFLINPERVVSAESERVHHISNAMLKDQPKLAEIFPQIKAFFKEGDYIVGHSVGFDLQVLSQEMERIGETFLSKYTIIDTLRLAKEYGDSPNNSLESLAVHFNVPYDGNHRARKDVEININIFKHLCKRFRTLEQLKQVLAKPIKMKYMPLGKHKGRCFSEIPLAYLQWASKMDFDSDLLFSIRHEIKHRQKGTGFSQVNNPFMEL; from the coding sequence ATGACTTTATTAAAAGATACGGTTTTTACTTGCCTAGATTGTGAAATGACAGGTCTAGATGTAAAAAAGGATCGTATTATTGAAATTGCTGCAGTTCGCTTCACTTTCGACAGCATAATTAGTTCAATAGAATTTTTAATTAATCCCGAACGTGTTGTGTCGGCGGAATCAGAGAGAGTACACCATATTTCTAATGCTATGTTGAAAGACCAGCCTAAACTTGCTGAGATCTTTCCTCAAATTAAAGCATTTTTTAAAGAAGGCGACTACATTGTAGGACACAGTGTAGGCTTTGATTTACAGGTTCTTTCTCAAGAAATGGAAAGAATCGGGGAGACTTTTCTATCTAAATATACCATTATTGATACACTCCGGTTGGCAAAAGAATATGGAGACAGCCCTAACAATTCTTTAGAGTCTCTAGCAGTGCATTTCAATGTTCCCTATGATGGCAATCATCGTGCAAGAAAAGATGTAGAAATCAATATTAATATTTTTAAACATCTCTGTAAACGTTTCCGAACCCTAGAACAATTAAAACAAGTTTTAGCTAAGCCTATTAAAATGAAATACATGCCTTTAGGAAAACATAAGGGACGATGTTTTTCAGAAATTCCCCTTGCTTATCTCCAGTGGGCATCAAAAATGGATTTTGATTCTGATCTTCTTTTTTCTATTCGTCACGAAATAAAACATAGACAAAAGGGCACTGGATTTTCACAAGTGAACAATCCTTTTATGGAACTATGA